From Polaribacter haliotis:
GTAGAAATGATAAAAACATACCAATTCTAAAACTGAATAGCACTAAAAAATATGTAACAGGAATTTATCCTTATTCTTTAATGACAAGCACCTTCTCTCCTATCAACACAAACGAAAATGCGATTAAAATTTCTTTTTCTGTGCAAGAATGGTGTGGAAATACTTTTGTTCAATTGAATAACAGAGAACAATTTAAAATTGATTTTCACTCGTATTTCGAAAGTAATGCTGATAGAAAATTGACTCTGGAAAAAAATATTTTAGAAAATGAATTGTGGAATGTTTTACGAATAAATCCGAAGAATTTACCCATTGGAAAATTTGATATAATTCCCTCTTTTGAGTTTTTAGCTTTGAATCATCAGAAAATAAAAGCCTATAAAGCCGAAACTTCTTTAGATGAAAAAGAAGGTTTTATTGTGTATTCAATTAATTATCCTGAATTAGAAAGAACCTTAACAATAAAAGCAACTAAAGAATTTCCATTTATTATTGAAAATTGGAAAGAAACTTCAACCAGAAGAGGAAAAACATTAACCACCAAAGCTGAAAAGATAAAGACAATACAATCCGCTTATTGGAGTAAAAATGGAGTTGCAGATACCCAAGAAAGAAAAGAATTAGGTTTATAATTTTCTAAAATAGATTATATAAAACATTTATCTTCGTTCAAAATAAAATAATTATGAAAACTAAATTCTTGTTACTAACTTTATTTACAACCATATTTATTGGCTGTAATTCACCTAAAAACAATCAATTTGATAAAGAAATGCTTTTAGAAAGCATTAAAATCTTATCTCACGATTCTTTGGAAGGAAGAGGTTTCTCTAAAGTTGGAAATTACAAAGCTCAAAAATTTATAGCTAAAAGATTCGAAGAAATTGGTTTAGAAAAAATGTTTGACAATTCTTACATTCAAGAGTTTCCTTATACATTTTCAGGTAAAAGAAGATTGAGAATGTTTCCAATAGCTGGAATTGAAAAAGATGTAGAAAACATTCCTGACACAACAGTTATTGGTGGAAATGTAATTGGAAAAATTCCTGGAAAAATTGACAAAACAATAGTAATTACTGGGCAT
This genomic window contains:
- a CDS encoding septum formation inhibitor Maf, with translation MKLSLKIALPIFATTILFVFCNNMEPKKTTTKSVEVAQKHSKFNDYWYQGKAEITSYKLSQNRYGEIHEGKAVNIFVTEDFLPEKQVKADSRNDKNIPILKLNSTKKYVTGIYPYSLMTSTFSPINTNENAIKISFSVQEWCGNTFVQLNNREQFKIDFHSYFESNADRKLTLEKNILENELWNVLRINPKNLPIGKFDIIPSFEFLALNHQKIKAYKAETSLDEKEGFIVYSINYPELERTLTIKATKEFPFIIENWKETSTRRGKTLTTKAEKIKTIQSAYWSKNGVADTQERKELGL